A single genomic interval of uncultured Sphaerochaeta sp. harbors:
- a CDS encoding M42 family peptidase, which translates to MTNINRIQRICDANGISGFEDAVLEVIRKDGAHLGSFEEDSLRNLYLSRTQNQEGKPTVLLDAHTDEVGFMVKCIREDGMLEFIPIGGWVTTNIPAHMVRVQRRDGSTIAGIVGSKPPHYQSEAERKSVPDISSLFIDIGASSKQHAIEMGVEVASPVIPEANCTYNPETKLLFGKAFDCRLGCSTILDVMEDLQEEILDVNLIAGFASQEEVGCRGAQLTARKVNPDVAICFEGSPADDTFLPPYQQQTIVGKGPMLRFIDSKMITNPRFQRFALDLAEKHQIPVQQGVRNGGATNAAALHLSGQGIPTIVIGIPVRYAHTHWGISSTEDVESSIRLARAILSNLSGEIIAGF; encoded by the coding sequence ATGACTAATATTAATCGAATACAAAGAATCTGTGATGCCAATGGCATTTCAGGATTTGAAGACGCAGTACTTGAGGTCATCCGCAAGGACGGAGCACACCTGGGTAGTTTTGAAGAGGACTCTCTGAGGAACCTCTACCTCTCCCGAACACAAAACCAAGAGGGAAAGCCAACGGTACTGCTTGATGCACATACCGACGAGGTAGGATTCATGGTCAAATGCATCCGTGAGGATGGAATGCTTGAATTTATCCCCATCGGAGGATGGGTTACCACCAATATTCCTGCTCATATGGTACGGGTACAGAGGCGTGATGGCTCCACCATTGCCGGTATCGTTGGATCAAAACCTCCTCACTACCAAAGCGAGGCAGAACGAAAAAGTGTCCCTGACATCAGCAGCCTGTTTATCGATATCGGGGCATCCAGCAAGCAACATGCCATAGAAATGGGAGTGGAAGTGGCAAGCCCAGTCATTCCCGAAGCAAATTGTACCTACAATCCAGAAACAAAGCTGCTCTTTGGCAAGGCCTTCGACTGCAGACTTGGTTGTTCAACCATTCTTGATGTCATGGAAGACCTTCAGGAAGAGATACTTGATGTCAACCTGATCGCTGGTTTTGCCAGCCAGGAAGAAGTTGGGTGCCGAGGAGCACAACTCACCGCAAGGAAAGTCAATCCAGATGTAGCCATCTGCTTTGAGGGAAGCCCGGCTGATGACACCTTCCTTCCCCCCTATCAGCAGCAGACCATCGTGGGCAAGGGCCCCATGCTCCGATTCATTGACTCAAAAATGATAACAAACCCAAGATTCCAACGCTTTGCCCTCGATCTTGCAGAGAAACACCAGATACCCGTACAGCAAGGTGTAAGAAACGGTGGGGCGACCAATGCAGCTGCTTTGCACCTATCTGGACAAGGTATTCCTACCATCGTGATCGGTATCCCGGTCAGATATGCACATACACACTGGGGAATCAGCAGCACAGAGGACGTTGAGAGTTCAATCCGCCTCGCCAGGGCAATTCTCAGTAACCTCAGTGGGGAGATAATTGCTGGGTTCTGA
- a CDS encoding cation:proton antiporter produces MALSLAELMILCLLVEYLLQRIHVPPLIGMLAVGAVLGPQILGLLDPDLIRIGSDLRMIALIVILLRAGLELSRESLHKVGLQAILLAFLPAVFEAALIIALAPGMLSISRGESVLLACVLAAVSPAVVVPMMVQFIKEGRGTKKAIPTLVLAGASLDDVTVIVAYSIVLSLYVGDAVNISWMIASIPLSLVFAVIVGYLIARFLIRVFERYNPRATKRAMTLLAIAIALVHIGDLLEARHIPFAALLAVMAIGFIILEKRESMAHELSSKLGKIWVFAQIVLFAMVGAQVDLNAAKEAGFAAILLILIALVSRSVGTYLCTLGSGFSLKEKLFVVISYLPKATVQAAIGSAPLAAMAERGMDTRPGQIILAVAVMSILLTAPLGAFAISWGGRHLLSMDGSEGSSSSALEASEAEYDLLKD; encoded by the coding sequence ATGGCACTCAGTCTTGCGGAGTTGATGATTCTCTGTCTTCTTGTTGAATATCTATTACAGCGTATCCATGTTCCCCCACTTATTGGGATGTTGGCAGTAGGGGCAGTCCTTGGTCCACAGATATTGGGATTGCTCGACCCTGACCTGATACGAATCGGGTCAGACCTGCGTATGATTGCACTCATCGTAATACTTTTGCGTGCAGGGTTGGAACTTTCCCGAGAGAGCCTCCATAAGGTAGGGCTCCAGGCCATACTGCTTGCATTTCTTCCCGCAGTCTTTGAAGCCGCTCTCATCATAGCCTTGGCACCTGGGATGCTTTCTATAAGCAGGGGAGAGAGTGTACTGCTTGCATGTGTGCTTGCGGCTGTCTCTCCGGCGGTGGTGGTTCCCATGATGGTTCAGTTCATCAAGGAAGGCAGGGGTACCAAGAAGGCCATCCCTACCTTGGTGTTGGCCGGTGCAAGCCTGGATGATGTAACGGTTATCGTTGCATACAGTATTGTCCTCTCACTCTATGTTGGGGATGCTGTGAATATTTCATGGATGATTGCATCCATTCCCCTCTCACTGGTTTTTGCAGTCATTGTTGGGTATCTGATCGCTCGATTCCTGATCAGGGTGTTCGAACGATACAATCCACGAGCAACCAAAAGGGCAATGACCCTCTTGGCGATTGCAATTGCTCTGGTCCACATTGGGGACCTGCTTGAGGCCAGGCATATACCTTTTGCAGCCCTCCTTGCGGTCATGGCTATTGGGTTCATAATCTTGGAAAAGAGGGAATCGATGGCTCATGAGCTCTCCAGCAAACTGGGAAAAATCTGGGTGTTTGCACAGATAGTGCTTTTTGCCATGGTGGGTGCGCAAGTCGATCTGAATGCAGCAAAAGAAGCAGGCTTTGCAGCTATTCTTCTAATTCTCATCGCACTGGTGAGTCGATCGGTGGGTACCTATCTCTGTACACTTGGCTCTGGATTCTCTCTGAAAGAGAAGTTGTTTGTCGTTATCTCTTATCTCCCCAAGGCAACAGTGCAGGCCGCAATTGGTTCTGCTCCCCTTGCAGCAATGGCTGAGCGTGGTATGGATACCCGCCCTGGTCAGATCATCCTGGCCGTTGCCGTGATGAGTATCCTTTTAACCGCTCCCCTGGGTGCGTTTGCCATCAGCTGGGGAGGCAGACATCTTCTCTCGATGGATGGGAGTGAGGGCTCGAGCTCTTCTGCGTTGGAAGCGAGTGAAGCTGAGTACGATCTGCTCAAGGATTGA
- a CDS encoding AEC family transporter encodes MIEQILPVVPLLLLFLLGYALQRTNFFSTESLSHVKRIVSDLALPALLFQAFSSIELESRYLILVILIFIVCLIMVVLGHYIGKLLKIHSPYFALMMTGFEMGMFGYAVFVSFQGEAHLGKIALVDLGQVIFVFTILMALMIKHRDGTAKGSELLKKIITSPVILAIIAGLATSFIAPHVQSSPLWDTLAKMIDLLAQLTVPLIAITIGYGIHIKKELIGKSLKTILARRVLLTLFALLLNALVVDSWLGMDRMYQVALMTMFLTPPPFVISIYMRSDEEGESDYVDNTLSLDTLVSIVAVIIASAMYA; translated from the coding sequence ATGATTGAACAGATACTTCCTGTCGTACCATTATTACTGCTTTTCTTGTTGGGTTATGCGCTGCAACGAACCAATTTCTTCTCCACCGAATCACTTTCTCATGTAAAGAGGATTGTCTCTGATCTTGCCTTGCCGGCATTGTTGTTTCAGGCCTTCTCTTCGATAGAACTGGAAAGCCGTTATCTTATTCTGGTAATCCTCATTTTTATTGTGTGTCTGATCATGGTTGTCTTGGGGCACTATATCGGGAAGCTTCTGAAGATACACAGTCCCTACTTTGCATTGATGATGACCGGCTTTGAAATGGGAATGTTTGGGTATGCAGTATTTGTCTCCTTCCAAGGGGAAGCACACCTGGGAAAGATTGCTCTGGTAGATCTTGGACAGGTTATATTTGTCTTTACCATCTTGATGGCCTTGATGATCAAGCATCGCGATGGAACCGCAAAAGGCAGTGAACTGCTGAAAAAGATTATCACCAGCCCAGTAATCCTTGCAATTATTGCAGGGCTTGCTACCAGCTTCATAGCTCCCCACGTCCAAAGCTCTCCCCTCTGGGATACCCTGGCTAAAATGATTGACCTGCTTGCCCAGTTGACCGTTCCCCTCATTGCAATCACCATCGGTTACGGTATCCATATCAAGAAGGAGCTGATAGGAAAGTCCTTGAAGACCATACTGGCAAGAAGGGTATTGCTTACCCTGTTTGCCCTCCTCCTTAATGCATTGGTGGTAGACTCCTGGCTGGGAATGGATAGGATGTACCAGGTTGCGCTCATGACGATGTTCCTTACCCCTCCACCGTTTGTAATCTCAATCTATATGCGCAGTGATGAGGAAGGTGAATCGGATTACGTCGACAACACGCTCTCTTTGGATACGCTGGTCTCCATTGTTGCAGTAATAATTGCTTCAGCAATGTATGCCTGA
- a CDS encoding ATP-binding protein, whose translation MHIYGYQRTGFTGTLLRVQVARSNTTFTIRGLSQAKASRLKGEVKAYYQGPLPRLSIQVPAHSSIDGILAPVLLAMICMEKNLLEISKHSILLYGTVDLTGSLISLPPLHRELTQLCAEAGISLILSGENISPINEHCISCPSIASALSQLWRFALLHPENEIQSKETGKKHTLEEDPFFGILGLQEAKQALCYSVAGELPLLFYGPPGCGKSLLLSRTKALLPPLREERAQEVWAIHGKQSIESPLLRLEAGMSQQKILAGTPPWISRAHGGALLVDELSNQKPKVRTTLAQLLDTHQVGDYPLLYSMVAATNGCRCANLGNPHGICRCTQAQIDQFWGMLGWPLLDRFAIALALEPEPLLTGTVQAFHVDRKAMEHARSLQPNRKSEGVAHLFPRYTKVMAHTQRSLRRAKLCCTLAQVIADWEGKESVTQEIIEKAYSLYLLPKDRHYH comes from the coding sequence ATGCATATATATGGATACCAACGAACCGGTTTTACCGGTACCCTCCTCCGTGTGCAGGTGGCAAGATCAAACACCACTTTCACTATACGTGGACTCTCCCAGGCTAAAGCTTCCCGCTTGAAGGGAGAAGTGAAAGCCTATTATCAGGGCCCCCTTCCCCGACTCTCAATCCAAGTGCCAGCCCACTCATCCATCGATGGCATACTTGCTCCAGTTCTGCTTGCAATGATTTGCATGGAAAAAAACCTCCTGGAAATAAGTAAACACTCAATCCTGCTGTATGGGACTGTCGATTTGACAGGATCCTTGATAAGTCTCCCTCCTTTGCATAGAGAACTAACACAGTTATGCGCAGAAGCTGGAATTTCACTCATTCTGAGCGGTGAGAATATCTCCCCAATCAATGAACACTGTATTTCCTGTCCTTCCATTGCCTCTGCATTGAGTCAACTCTGGAGATTTGCATTACTTCATCCAGAAAACGAGATACAGAGTAAGGAGACAGGCAAGAAGCATACATTGGAGGAAGATCCATTCTTCGGCATCCTTGGCTTGCAAGAAGCGAAACAAGCGCTCTGCTACTCTGTCGCCGGAGAATTACCACTCCTCTTCTATGGACCACCGGGCTGTGGGAAAAGCTTATTGCTGAGCAGAACCAAAGCGTTACTTCCACCCCTTAGGGAAGAGCGAGCGCAGGAAGTCTGGGCAATCCACGGGAAACAAAGCATTGAATCCCCTCTTTTACGTTTGGAGGCTGGAATGAGTCAGCAGAAGATACTCGCAGGAACCCCTCCCTGGATAAGCCGGGCACATGGGGGTGCACTGCTGGTGGATGAACTCTCAAACCAGAAACCAAAAGTAAGAACTACACTCGCACAGTTGTTGGACACACACCAAGTTGGTGATTATCCACTTCTTTACTCCATGGTTGCCGCTACCAACGGATGCCGTTGTGCAAATCTGGGTAATCCTCATGGAATATGTCGTTGCACCCAGGCGCAGATTGACCAGTTCTGGGGAATGCTCGGCTGGCCCCTGCTTGACCGGTTCGCCATTGCACTTGCCTTGGAGCCGGAACCATTGCTGACGGGAACAGTTCAGGCATTTCATGTTGACAGGAAAGCCATGGAGCATGCCCGGTCCCTGCAACCAAATCGCAAGAGCGAAGGTGTTGCCCATCTTTTTCCCCGTTACACCAAGGTGATGGCCCATACACAGAGAAGCCTCAGGAGAGCAAAACTCTGCTGCACCCTTGCGCAGGTGATTGCAGACTGGGAAGGAAAAGAATCGGTTACCCAAGAGATAATTGAGAAGGCTTACTCCCTCTACCTACTTCCCAAAGATCGTCATTACCACTAG
- a CDS encoding MATE family efflux transporter produces the protein MQQDMTRGNPLRLIFFFMLPILGGNLFQQFYTMVDTFVVGRFIGVHALAAVGSTGPITFFVLGFVIGLNAGFSVIISQKFGAKDERSMRKAVAMSILSALFLSILVSFLAIASVKPLLEVLNTPQNIIKDAQDYLVILYLGIVATIYYNLLAAILRALGDSRSPLYFLLIASVLNIIGDLVSVIILDMGVKGVALATISSQGISALLCLFYIYKRYPILHLKREDWSIDWPMIGRLLRIGLPSALQFSVCAIGVMIVQSVINTFGSDTVAAYSVGTRIEQLVTQPLMTLGLAMATYSAQNLGGGYLPRISRGLKSALMLNVIFSLAAFLLVYFAGDFLALLFIDASQSHVIEQTNQYLSLISYFFIPLGLIFVFRNTCQGLGSGLIPMLSSIQELLFRALAAFTLPGLLGYRGIILSSPMAWIAAAILLIFAYRIQMRHFRSIMKQTT, from the coding sequence ATGCAGCAGGATATGACCAGAGGTAATCCCCTTAGGTTGATTTTCTTTTTTATGCTTCCCATTCTTGGAGGCAACTTATTCCAACAGTTCTATACGATGGTGGATACCTTTGTCGTCGGTAGATTCATCGGCGTCCATGCATTGGCAGCAGTCGGTTCAACCGGACCGATCACGTTCTTTGTGCTTGGATTCGTTATCGGACTTAATGCAGGATTCTCTGTGATCATCAGCCAGAAGTTCGGGGCTAAGGATGAGAGGAGCATGCGTAAGGCTGTAGCAATGAGCATCCTATCAGCATTATTCCTCTCTATACTTGTTTCCTTTCTTGCGATAGCCTCTGTCAAACCCTTGCTCGAAGTACTCAATACACCACAAAACATCATCAAGGATGCACAAGATTACCTTGTTATCCTGTACCTTGGCATTGTTGCCACCATCTATTACAACCTATTGGCTGCCATCCTCCGTGCCTTGGGAGACAGCAGGTCCCCTCTCTATTTTCTTCTGATTGCAAGTGTATTGAATATCATTGGCGACCTTGTATCTGTCATTATCCTGGATATGGGTGTCAAGGGAGTTGCGCTTGCCACCATCTCAAGCCAAGGAATCTCTGCTTTGCTCTGTCTTTTCTATATATATAAGCGCTACCCGATCCTTCACCTGAAGAGAGAAGACTGGAGTATTGACTGGCCTATGATCGGCAGACTACTACGTATCGGATTGCCAAGCGCACTCCAATTCTCTGTCTGTGCAATTGGGGTCATGATAGTCCAGTCTGTCATCAATACCTTTGGCAGCGATACTGTTGCAGCCTACTCGGTGGGAACTCGCATCGAACAACTGGTGACCCAACCACTGATGACACTCGGCCTTGCCATGGCTACCTACAGTGCACAGAACTTAGGGGGAGGGTATCTCCCCAGAATTTCCCGAGGTCTGAAAAGTGCGCTTATGTTGAATGTGATTTTCAGTCTGGCAGCATTTCTTCTGGTATACTTTGCCGGTGATTTCCTCGCCTTGCTCTTCATCGATGCTTCGCAAAGTCATGTGATAGAGCAAACCAATCAGTACCTCTCTCTTATCTCCTACTTCTTCATTCCTCTTGGTCTTATCTTCGTTTTCAGAAATACCTGCCAAGGACTGGGGTCTGGGTTGATCCCAATGCTTTCTTCCATCCAGGAGCTGCTATTCCGAGCGCTTGCAGCCTTTACGCTTCCTGGGTTATTGGGTTACAGGGGCATTATTCTTTCCAGCCCAATGGCTTGGATTGCCGCAGCCATCCTCCTGATTTTTGCTTACCGAATCCAAATGCGTCATTTTCGCAGCATCATGAAGCAGACTACCTGA